In Oryza brachyantha chromosome 2, ObraRS2, whole genome shotgun sequence, a single window of DNA contains:
- the LOC121053563 gene encoding glycine-rich cell wall structural protein 1.8 yields MGDAGGGGGMAAAHWAALYGGGGGGANGGAAAGEGSGLTVSSPTSGGSGGSPTRAAAAAAQQGPGVEAGRVGKPARRRSRASRRAPVTLLNTDTSNFRAMVQQFTGIPSGPYGPAAAGGAGPVISFAGGGGGDYGGGVMPVRPSPTPASVMSFDHRLGHQHHRHASTPAAAASLQSQLFRPHHHHPYGGGDVGYGGGGGAMPGDMFLHGFESSPEDRLLLQSIQAAQMLPRPASANNTNGYNFG; encoded by the coding sequence AtgggcgacgccggcggcggcggcggcatggcggcggcgcactgGGCGGCGCTctacggcggaggcggaggcggagccaatggtggcgcggcggcgggggaggggtcGGGGTTGACGGTGTCGAGCCCGACGTCTGGGGGGTCGGGGGGGAGCccgacgagggcggcggcggcggcggcgcagcaggGTCCGGGCGTCGAGGCGGGGCGGGTCGGGaagccggcgaggaggcggtcgCGCGCGTCGAGGCGGGCGCCCGTCACGCTGCTCAACACCGACACCTCCAACTTCCGCGCCATGGTGCAGCAGTTCACCGGCATCCCCTCCGGCCCCtacggccccgccgccgccggaggcgcCGGCCCGGTCATCagcttcgccggcggcggcggcggcgactatggcggcggcgtgatgCCCGTCCGCCCCTCGCCGACTCCGGCCTCCGTCATGTCGTTCGACCACCGCCTCGGCCACCAGCACCACCGCCACGCctccacccccgccgccgccgcgtcgctgcaGAGCCAGCTCTTCcgtccccaccaccaccacccgtacggaggcggcgacgtcggctacggcggcggcggcggcgccatgccCGGCGACATGTTCCTCCACGGGTTCGAGTCCTCGCCGGAGGAcaggctgctgctgcagagCATCCAGGCGGCGCAGATGCTGCCCAGGCCGGCTTCGGCTAACAACACTAATGGCTACAACTTTGGGTGA
- the LOC102720680 gene encoding choline-phosphate cytidylyltransferase 2: MADHHATADAARQPQSSQEEEEDWKEAEGGDVEAPAPAAAARATADNGGVGAGGAGDRPIRVYADGIYDLFHFGHAKSLEQAKRLFPNTYLLVGCCNDELTHKYKGRTVMTEDERYESLRHCKWVDEVIPDAPWVVTEEFLDKHNIDFVAHDSLPYADASGAGNDVYEFVKKLGKFKETQRTDGISTSDIIMRIVKDYNEYVMRNLARGYTRKDLGVSYVKEKRLRVNMGLKSLRDKVKQHQEKVGEKWNTVAKLQEEWVENADRWVAGFLEKFEEGCHSMGTAIKERIQERLKAQSRDFSLLQYDGEDVDEEDDDDDDVRD, encoded by the exons ATGGCCGACCACCACGCCACGGCGGACGCGGCGAGGCAGCCGCAGTCgtcgcaggaggaggaggaggactggAAGGAGGCCGAGGGGGGAGACGTCGAGGCGCCGgctccggccgcggcggccaggGCCACGGCCGACAATGGCGGTGTCGGCGCCGGAGGTGCGGGGGACAGGCCGATCCGGGTCTACGCCGACGGAATCTACGATCTTTTCCACTTCGGCCACGCCAAGTCGCTCGAGCAGGCCAAGAGGCT GTTTCCTAACACATATCTCCTTGTTGGATGCTGCAATGATGAGTTGACACATAAGTACAAAGGGAGAACTGTTATGACAGAGGATGAGCGATATGAATCACTTCGTCACTGCAA GTGGGTTGATGAAGTCATTCCTGATGCTCCATGGGTGGTAACAGAAGAGTTCCTGGATAAGCATAACATTGATTTTGTTGCTCATGATTCTCTGCC GTATGCTGATGCTAGCGGAGCTGGTAATGATGTCTATGAATTT GTCAAAAAACTTGGTAAATTTAAGGAAACTCAGCGCACAGATGGGATATCAACGTCAGATATTATAATGCGGATTGTTAAGGACTATAATGAGTACGTTATGCGGAATCTAGCCAGGGGGTACACCAGAAAGGATCTTGGTGTCAGTTATGTGAAG GAAAAACGACTGAGAGTTAACATGGGATTAAAAAGCCTGCGTGACAAAGTGAAGCAGCACCAAGAAAAAGTAGGGGAGAAG TGGAATACAGTGGCAAAACTCCAGGAAGAGTGGGTAGAAAACGCTGATCGATGGGTTGCTGGTTTTCTAGAGAAGTTTGAGGAAGGCTGCCACTCAATG GGAACTGCCATCAAAGAGCGGATCCAAGAGAGGCTCAAGGCACAATCCAGGGATTTCAGCCTCCTACAGTACGACGGTGAGGAtgtcgacgaggaggacgacgatgacgacgatgtGCGAGATTAA
- the LOC102720956 gene encoding haloacid dehalogenase-like hydrolase domain-containing protein 3 — protein sequence MSLLSKLRLVTVDVTGTLIAYRGQLGDYYCMAAKSAGMPCPDYKRVHEGFKAAYAAMAAKHPCFGHASDMPNIDWWKMCVRDSFVRAGYEYDDATFERIFRRIYCTFGSSAPYSVFPDAQDFLRWLRRNGCAVGIVSNGERRYRDAVLPALGLNQGSEWDFGVFSGVAGVEKPDRRVYEAALEMAGGVAAAEALHVGDSMRKDYAPARAAGMHALLLDRFRTAEAEGWRRSGAVVLPDLAAAREWLTAGEAAARDV from the exons ATGTCTCTGCTGTCGAAGCTGAGGCTGGTGACCGTGGACGTGACCGGGACTCTGATAGCATACAGGGGGCAGCTCGGCGACTACTACTGCATGGCGGCCAAGTCTGCCGGGATGCCGTGCCCTGACTACAAGCGCGTGCACGAGGGCTTCAAGGCTGCCtacgccgccatggccgcgaaGCACCCGTGCTTCGGCCATGCCTCCGACATGCCCAACATCGACTGGTGGAAGATGTGTGTCAGGGACTCGTTCGTCAGG GCTGGGTACGAGTACGACGATGCCACATTTGAGAGAATATTTCGACGGATTTACTGCACGTTCGGTTCCTCTGCCCCCTACTCGGTGTTCCCGGATGCGCAGGACTTCCTCCGATGGCTGCGCCGCAATGGCTGCGCCGTCGGGATCGTCAGCAACGGCGAGCGCCGCTACAGGGACGCCGTTCTGCCTGCGCTTGGTCTCAATCAG GGGTCGGAGTGGGATTTCGGGGTGTTctccggcgtcgccggcgtggaGAAGCCGGACAGGAGGGTGTAcgaggcggcgctggagatggccggcggcgtggcggcggcggaggcgctccACGTCGGCGACAGCATGCGCAAGGACTacgcgccggcgcgcgcggccgggaTGCACGCGCTGCTGCTGGACAGGTTCCGCaccgcggaggcggagggctGGCGGCGGTCCGGCGCGGTGGTGCtccccgacctcgccgccgcccgggagtggctcaccgccggcgaggcagCTGCCCGAGACGTCTGA